From the genome of Cololabis saira isolate AMF1-May2022 chromosome 4, fColSai1.1, whole genome shotgun sequence:
GGGGGGGAACATGGAAGGTGGTCTCCTGGACTGGGTGGGTCTCCCCAGTGACTGACTCTGGTCCGACGCCACCGCCCCACACCAGTGGGGGTGGGTAAGGCTGTCTTGCCTGTTATTGTCAAGCAAATAACAAAAGTTATGCCCTGCTGAACAATTTTAAATTACTGAAATTAATGCCCTAAACATTTGAGGAGCATGCAGAATTAACTTGGCTATTCTGCTCTCAATCATAcaaaatctatatatatatattatacatatatatatatatacacacatatacacacacacacacacacatacacacacatatacacacatcaatacacacacacacacacacatatttatttAAGCACATTGTACAAAGTTTAAAAGCTCAACATTCAACAAGAATGAATATTTTTGACAATGCTGCATACCAGATATACAAACTTAATCTTAACACCAGTTTTATCAATTTGAACAGCCAATATGGCAAGGTAAGAAAAGCCTGAATTCAAAAGATCTACTAGTCAATTGTATTAACTCATAAAAAAATAGAAGCAATTTCCATTTCCAtcacaaaaagagagaaaaagcacatttattttggAATCAACACTAATTCCATTTATTCTCTCACCACTGCGCTAATAGCATTTAGCTTCATCAAATTGAAGATTTTTCCAGAAAACTAGCTGACCTGTGGACAGAGGCTGTCACCGTCAATGGCAGGCATGGTCGTGCCAAAGTGTCCTCCACTGTGCAAGTGGTGATGGGTAGGGTCTGATCTTGCTCTGCCACTGGTGCTTGTCCCAGATGATCCTCCTAAGAGTTCAACACACGTGTCACAGTGAATCTTTAATGATCTCATTAACTGTTTTGGGGGGAATTGCATTGTTATTGTGCAGCTGTATGCATCTTAATGTACTGATGTCCCATTTCCTTTTGTTCCTTGACTTTGCTGATACACTCATTATTGTTATAATACTGTTGTATATAGCTTTTAAGATGCTTGAGGTCATTGTAGACGAGAGCCAATCATcaatgattttaaattaatgtaattaaaatgaaacaaaaataaaagacttgGCTAATGTTAATAGTGTGGTGTTTCGCAATGATGTGGATTTCAATTACTAATATCCATGTCAACAACAGTGACACCTCATCAAAAAGCAATATGTTAtcagtttattattttttttaaatatcttagTACCCACCAACTAATGCATTAATGCATGCCACCGTTTTAATTGCCATGGGATTTAGGTGACCATTACCTGAACTTgaggaggtgctggaggtggttCCTGAAGACTGGGATTGCTCTAATGCGGGGCTTGTAGAGACACTACTGCTTGTATTGGTCCCCTCGTCCGCAGTCTTCTTAAAGAAGCTGTGCTGCAGGGCATAGTAGGGCTGGATGCGGCTCTTAGGGTCATAGTCCAACATCCGGAGAATCAGGTCCTTGAACTTCAAGTAGTCAGCAACAGCATGGCCGGACTCCCCCGCCCGTCGGCCACCTGGACCCCCTGTTTCCACACCTAGGATGGAGTGGAGCTTCCTCGAAGCTGGAGGCTTATACTGTTAAGAGTACACAGGCATTAAATGATTTACTCACATATGCCTTCtctgttttaaaaatgtatatcatTGTTTCACAATAATCATTTATCTGCCagcaattaaatatatacaactCACCCTTTTGCCATCTTTGGTCTTCTTAACACTCCATGTACCATCCGAAAGCTTCTCAAAAAACTTCCTGGCTTTTGGGGCTAGGTCCATTATGTGATTAGGTGGGATACCAAGAACCTCTACTATTTTGTTCATCTGGTCCACCTGGGGAAATCATTATTATTCAAGTTAAATAAGTATTAGGCATAGTATTTCTTTATACTGCATATCTGTATGCTTATGAATAAGATCAGTTGTCAAAATATCCTCCAAAGTCGGCTGAACTGAAAATCTAAAATTGTGATCCACAGTGTTTCAGGTTATTAATTAGCTTTAATTGTAAGCTAGATGTGAGGTGATAGTTGTTACTATTTGTCATTTTTTATTAAATCACATAACATATCCATGCTATCTGTCAGACTGTTGTACCTCGTTGGCTCCGCTAAACAGAGGTTCTCCAGTATGCATCTCTACTAAGATGCAACCCAAGGACCACATGTCAATGGCCAGGTCATAGGGCATTCCCAGCAGCACCTCTGGGGAACGGTAGAAGCGACTCTGGATATACTGGTATATCTACACACAGAAAGGAAAGATAGAAAGATTCACCATTTATCCCCAttgaattaatttaatttggtTGACACACTTTTCTGGAATATTCTTGCATAATTTTACTTTGTtgccaataaaaaaaattgaatccaGTTACCCTTTGTCCCAGTTGGCAGGAGCTACCAAAGTCCACTATTTTGATGGCACTCCTCTTAGGGTTACAGAGGAGGATGTTTTCAGGCTTCAGGTCACAGTGGATGATGCTGAGCTCAGGCGTGGCCAGGAAGAGTAGTGCCGTGCATAGCTGCTGGGCAAACTTCCGGGTGAGATTCAGTGAGACGCCGCGGAAGTTGGTATTTCGGAGCAGGTCGTATAGGTTATATGACAACATCTCAAACACGAGGCAGAGGTGGTTTCGAAACATGAAGTGACGCTTTAAGTGAACTGCAACAAACCAAAGATGACCACGTTAGTAAAACACAGGAAGagccttttcatttattttatgtatgaTCATGATGGATGGAAATTTCAAGAATGGATTACCAATGTAGTATTTCATCTCTGTATCATGTTTGTTCATGAGCTCCAGGAGGCGCACTTCTATCTGGGCTTGATTGAGGAAAGCTTTCTTGTTCTTGATGATCTTAATGGCAACCCATTCTTGCTCTGCCCGGTCATATGCTTTCACAACCTGATGATGTAAACAAGAGCAAATTGTTATATTTACTGAAGTTAAATCAAAActgtttaattaatattttacatcAATACATCAATTTTTAATGACAGATCACAACCTTAGGTGGCTTATGATGTCGTCAAGTTATTTATACAGAACTGTATATTGTTCACAAATTCAGTACTACTGTCTATTAATCAATATCTATACAGGTATCATGTACACCCAATATCTTAATCACATGCAATGAAATTAAGTACACAAGTGGAATTTATAATTAACCTGTCCAAATGATCCTTTTCCTATCAAGGAATCAATCTCATAGCGATCCATCCACTTCTCCCCATTCTTGACGATGTAGTCATAGTTATCATCGTCATAGCCATCATTGAAGACTTTCCTCTCCTTTTTGTGACTCGAGTCTTCACCCTGACCCTGTTGGTGTCGTCGCTTCTTTTTTGCATAATACACCTGtaaatttaaaagaaataaaaaaataaataccatGGCATGTTTGTTTTGTCTGAGCGAGAGTCAACATTTCTAAGATATTCAAGTTACTATTGCAACCCATTCCATCAGATATCTAAAAAGCTAAATATAGAAAACACAATTCAAAATTGTGAACTCAAACTGATTTGATTTTCAAAGCAATAGGTGAAAAATTATCTACCATTTGAacaattattttgttgttttagcTTTAGCTGaacattaaagaaaacaaaaataatcccAAACTAACctcattgatgtgtttgtatgttttgatAAGGTCAATGGAGAGCTTCCTCAGGGGAGCTGAAGTTGGGTCACGAAAGCACTGGGGCATGTGCCTCTGTAtaagtataaaaagtaaaatcacaACATctcattaacaaaaaaaaataattcacagCAACTTTCCTAATAGCTTAAATCGATATACTTAGCATGACAttaaatacatttctttttgtACAGTATCACATGATGAGACTGGGAGAGACACTGACAAGGAGCTACTCTGCCCAGTGACAACAGGCAAAAACAGAATCAGACTTTCATATCAGTTTAAGTACTGAGATTCTTATGATTCTTATAAATACAAGAGGTGCAGAGGGATGGGGTAGTGTACCTGATTGGCAGTGAGCTGTGGTGTCTGGTCGCTGTACGGTAAGACCGTAACAGATTGGTCAGTGCTTGGCTGGTGGCGGTCACTGTACTGCTGGTGCGTATGGGGCATTGGAGCAGCCATCTGAAGACCAGCAGTGTGTAAAGAAAAAGAGGGCGCAAGCCGGACGGACGAAGGTTTGCATGCTGAAGTCTCTCCTCCTGGAAGAAATTAATGCTGTTAGGAGTTGCATATTAACCAAATTCAAcactgtgtgtatgtatgtctatatatatatacatacattcatGAATGTTTACTAGAAAACACTAAGAAGGAAAAAGGGTAATGATAGTGTGATAATAGATTTCTGGTCCATgaataaaacagacaaacattatCATATCTACTGTACAGACATTAACTGCATCaacattatttattgtttaGAATTAACAATAATATCCTTAAGATTTTGATATTAATTCCTTAAAAGAGAAAACAGTTGTAAAATGCAAATTGAGCATATACATTATTTTCAGatgtgctgaaataataaagtccaaacacttaaaaaaggatttaaaaaaGATGAATAGATGTCAAGAGAAACAACAGGATCAATCCATTGTTATGCATTAACCTGTCATTTAGCTTAGTGTCTTTTGTTAAACATCTAATCTTAAAAAATGCTTCAAAGAATAacccatataaataaaatgcaacAGTAACATATCAACCTTTgtgaagaaaaaggagaaaaacagcAGGCTTAACAGTGAAAAGGGGTGAAAATACAGCATCTCCACACTGTACAGTGAATCATCCTTCATTTTAAGCCAGAAGGAATCAAAAAATTATTAAATAGCATGTTCAGCTATCAGCATCTCTCACCAGACAACACAATTCACCAGTGCTACACAGTAACCACTATTCAGAATCCCAGCAACAGCACCTAATTAGCATAGCCTATCACCACAGAGATACAGCGTGATTTGGCAAGCCCATCAATGCACAGACCAATCACAACGCAGTATGCAAATAGCCTACTTTTGTTGCCAGGGCAGAGCTGCTCCCATTTTCCAATgagaaaacaagaaataaacaagaaataaaattgaacttTGGCACACTTAGACGATGCTTTCAACACAAGAGCCTGACAGCAAAATAGCTGCACAGCCCAAAACCTGCACTCCATTT
Proteins encoded in this window:
- the dyrk1ab gene encoding dual-specificity tyrosine-(Y)-phosphorylation regulated kinase 1A, b produces the protein MAAPMPHTHQQYSDRHQPSTDQSVTVLPYSDQTPQLTANQRHMPQCFRDPTSAPLRKLSIDLIKTYKHINEVYYAKKKRRHQQGQGEDSSHKKERKVFNDGYDDDNYDYIVKNGEKWMDRYEIDSLIGKGSFGQVVKAYDRAEQEWVAIKIIKNKKAFLNQAQIEVRLLELMNKHDTEMKYYIVHLKRHFMFRNHLCLVFEMLSYNLYDLLRNTNFRGVSLNLTRKFAQQLCTALLFLATPELSIIHCDLKPENILLCNPKRSAIKIVDFGSSCQLGQRIYQYIQSRFYRSPEVLLGMPYDLAIDMWSLGCILVEMHTGEPLFSGANEVDQMNKIVEVLGIPPNHIMDLAPKARKFFEKLSDGTWSVKKTKDGKRYKPPASRKLHSILGVETGGPGGRRAGESGHAVADYLKFKDLILRMLDYDPKSRIQPYYALQHSFFKKTADEGTNTSSSVSTSPALEQSQSSGTTSSTSSSSGGSSGTSTSGRARSDPTHHHLHSGGHFGTTMPAIDGDSLCPQARQPYPPPLVWGGGVGPESVTGETHPVQETTFHVPPQHPKALHPHSHTHHHHGQMMATRPRPRHYTSPTHSSSTQDSMEVVHGHLSMTSLSSSASSSSTSSSSTGNHGNQAYQLRHLPAGALDFGQNGGLSMGLGAFSNPRQETGMAAHPAFSMGTNTGPAHYLAEGHLGMRQGMDREESPMTGVCVQQSSMASS